One window of Hypomesus transpacificus isolate Combined female unplaced genomic scaffold, fHypTra1 scaffold_30, whole genome shotgun sequence genomic DNA carries:
- the camsap1b gene encoding calmodulin-regulated spectrin-associated protein 1-B isoform X4, translating into MESRQSGQNSGMAVDLCAARNSTRRKMDSAGVGEGTMEIVPLEMYDSARAKIDANLRWLFAKAYGIDHIPEDLRDPFYTDQYDQEHIKPPVIQMLLSGELYRRVCALILKTGQAAALQSHLSVIQALARRGIYVTEGDGSPVAEDDLAGMPIKMSAHIPMIDALMMAYTVEMISIEKVVACVKRFSTFSASKELPFDLEDAMVFWINKVNMKMREITERELKAKQHPLDSPSHHKVRYRREQGSGRQLSYFPLLEDLMRDVCDGAALLTLVHYYCPDLMKLDDICLKEVTSIADSLYNIQLLKEFANEYLNKSFYLSMEDMLYAPMVLKHNVMVFIAELFWWFETVKPDFVQPRDVQELKDVRAITQPKSARPTVPISNATKRSFLVTPGICEASLSAQSSPEVCNRYFLHPEDSEHLPKGGSAFSPSHPLLPLRQRQQKQHGDDASGLRLRSNSLTHAEGQSRGAGVVCSDRRPSDVDVASGDSVSLARSISKDSLASNVVNVTPRHQTPQVPQAHQIPQAQTGPWRVNGHSLLANVSMEDQEVEELVVAPPAVQPGVPTSGAAGSTPSPSETKTDSFYLEPLMPAVLKPAKEKSVCLNKEEESGEARSLGRGFLRRGEGPVAAARRKAPISLNQTFTPTTSSELSLVEELSLEGSPAAPGPLRPSSPSGADPSSREPAEGFYLHSDQEESVQDLELEDVDEEDLDEALTIKHPPLSRKAFEEDEESAKLQADMNVKEHQDKDGGSGRSSPCLSAHSQASSLASGAVRMTSFAERKAHQQRFGSSHDLRSSASSSQRTTPDGSECSGPLSLGSSWRLKRDQSPSSPQGARLGGGDAGGGGINMLASELVQLHMQLEEKRRAIEHQKKKVELLSARQRQKLGKAAFLHIVKKGKSDTLPGPLKAAEPRPREEPGADGGSGSLDDLRAGALRRAPSPGRLESEKGEEELDLNECNRSIDMLNEAIGSIQQQMMQLSLQQDLLMRQNAQPPPAVTTADKAGDPKVNPAVHFVDSGVAPFRKPPKLSSARGARSKPSELKLAKEQGRQASRALTPTQSLDAGPHPRLHPGGRSPRTEHPRAGSAGGTISTAEKAGGHLQGSTFRLHDEANMRLPARVDLATVATPEVSFDECLSSTLRESELNSSDGSGKENVPEEEAAARSKAHLIEVDLSDLRDPEEDGGQVGHNGTAEGGDGEQKSGLGFFFKDEQKAEDELAKKRAAFLLKQQKKAEEARLRKQQLEVETEFKRDEVRRKAEEDRLRKEEEKTRRELIKQDYLRRKQKEMFEEQGVAKPTKPSKKQRPKAVLREESSSDTFSKCSSSTPDNLSSAQSGSSLSLASGATNEADSVNSGGASSQRGESVESFPGLSRNTSRNTERDWDNGSTASSITSMAEYTGPKLFKEPSAKSNKPIIHNAISHCCLAGKVNEPQKLVILEELDKCESNHLMILFRDGGCQFRALYSYLPDSEEIHKLTGNGPKSIGKKMIDKLYKYSSDRKQFTVIPAKTVSVSVDAITIHNHLWQVKRSTVPKKSGK; encoded by the exons ACCACATCCCGGAGGACCTGCGGGACCCCTTCTACACAGACCAGTACGACCAGGAGCACATCAAGCCCCCCGTCATCCAGATGCTGCTGTCGGGCGAGCTGTACCGCCGCGTGTGCGCCCTCATCCTGAAGACGGGCCAGGCTGCCGCGCTGCAGTCGCACCTCTCCGTCATCCAGGCGCTCGCCCGCAGGGGCATCTACGTCACCGAGGGCGACGGCTCTCCCGTGGCCGAGGACGACCTGGCTGGCATGCCCATCAAGATG AGCGCCCACATCCCCATGATCGACGCCCTGATGATGGCCTACACGGTGGAGATGATCAGCATCGAGAAGGTGGTGGCCTGCGTCAAGCGCTTCTCCACCTTCAGCGCCTCCAAGGAGCTGCCCTTTGACCTGGAGGACGCCATGGTCTTCTGGATCAACAAG GTCAACATGAAGATGAGGGAGATCACCGAGAGGGAGCTCAAAGCCAAGCAGCACCCGCTGGACTCCCCCAGCCACCACAAG GTGCGGTACCGCAGGGAGCAGGGCTCGGGGCGCCAGCTGTCCTacttccccctgctggaggacctgATGAGGGACGTGTGTGACGGCGCAGCGCTGCTCACCCTGGTCCACTATTACTGCCCCGACCTCATGAAGCTGGACG ACATCTGCTTGAAGGAGGTGACCTCGATAGCAGACAGCCTTTACAACATCCAGCTGCTCAAGGAGTTTGCCAACGAGTATCTCAACAAGAGCTTCTACCTGAGCATGGAGGACATGCTCTACGCCCCCATGGTGCTGAAG cacaaCGTCATGGTGTTCATCGCCGAGCTCTTCTGGTGGTTCGAGACGGTCAAGCCGGACTTTGTCCAGCCCAGGGACGTCCAGGAGCTGAAAGACG TCCGAGCCATAACTCAGCCGAAGAGTGCCCGTCCCACGGTTCCCATCTCCAACGCCACCAAGCGGAGCTTCCTGGTCACGCCGGGGATCTGCGAGGCCTCGCTCTCGGCCCAGAGCAGCCCAGAGGTCTGTAACAGGTACTTCCTGCACCCCGAAGACTCGGAGCATCT TCCCAAAGGGGGTTCAGCCTTcagcccctctcaccctctcctcccgctgagacagagacagcagaaACAACACGGAGACGATGCCTCTG gccTCAGACTCCGTTCCAACTCCCTGACCCATGCGGAGGGTCAGTCCAGGGGTGCAGGCGTGGTCTGCTCTGACAGGAGACCCAG CGATGTCGACGTGGCCTCTGGAGACAGCGTGAGCCTGGCCCGCTCCATCAGCAAGGACAGCCTGGCGTCCAACGTCGTCAACGTCACGCCCAGGCACCAGACCCCGCAGGTCCCCCAGGCCCACCAGATCCCCCAGGCCCAGACGGGCCCTTGGAGGGTCAACGGCCACAGCCTGCTGGCCAACGTCAGCATGGAGgaccaggaggtggaggagctggttgtggcgccccctgctgtGCAGCCCGGCGTTCCCACGTCCGGCGCCGCCGGGTCGACGCCGTCGCCCTCTGAGACCAAAACGGACAGCTTTTACCTAGAACCACTAATGCCTGCCGTGTTGAAACCGGCGAAAGAGAAGTCCGTTTGTCtgaacaaggaggaggagagtggggaggccCGATCTCTGGGGAGGGGCTTTCtacggagaggagaggggccggTGGCTGCAGCCAGGAGGAAAGCCCCCATCAGCCTTAACCAGACCTTTACCCCCACAACGAGCAGCGAATTGAGTCTGGTTGAAGAGCTGTCCCTGGAGGGTTCTCCGGCAGCCCCAGGGCCTCTCAGACCCTCGTCCCCCAGTGGCGCGGACCCTTCCTCCAGGGAGCCGGCCGAGGGCTTCTACCTCCACTCGGACCAGGAGGAGTCCGTTCAggacctggagctggaggaTGTGGACGAGGAAGACCTGGACGAGGCTCTCACCATCAAACACCCGCCCCTGTCCAGGAAGGCCttcgaggaggacgaggagtcgGCCAAGCTCCAGGCGGACATGAACGTGAAGGAGCACCAGGACAAGGACGGGGGCAGCGGGCGCTCCAGCCCCTGCCTCAGCGCCCACTCGCAGGCCAGCAGCCTGGCCAGCGGCGCCGTGCGCATGACCTCCTTCGCCGAGCGCAAGGCCCACCAGCAGCGCTTCGGCAGCAGCCACGACCTGCGCTCCAGCGCCTCCAGCTCCCAGAGGACCACGCCGGACGGCTCCGAGTGCAGCGGGCCCCTCAGCCTGGGCTCCTCCTGGAGGCTGAAGAGGGACCAGAGCCCCTCCTCACCGCAGGGGGCCCGGCTGGGCGGCGGCGATGCCGGCGGTGGAGGAATCAACATGCTAGCCTCGGAGCTGGTGCAGCTCCACatgcagctggaggagaagcgCCGGGCCATCGAGCACCAGAAGAAGAAGGTGGAGTTGCTGTCAGCCAGGCAGAGGCAGAAGCTGGGCAAGGCCGCGTTCCTCCACATCGTCAAGAAGGGCAAGAGCGACACGCTTCCCGGCCCGCTCAAGGCGGCCGAGCCGCGGCCCAGGGAGGAGCCCGGCGCCGACGGAGGGAGCGGATCCCTGGACGACTTGCGCGCGGGCGCGCTGAGGCGGGCCCCATCGCCGGGCCGCTTGGAGTCGGAGAAGGGCGAGGAAGAACTGGATCTGAACGAGTGCAACCGCTCCATCGACATGCTCAACGAGGCCATCGGCAGCATCCAGCAGCAGATGATGCAGCTGTCCCTTCAGCAGGACCTCCTCATGAGGCAGAACGCGCAGCCCCCCCCCGCCGTCACGACCGCCGACAAGGCCGGCGACCCCAAGGTCAACCCCGCCGTCCACTTCGTCGATTCGGGAGTCGCCCCTTTCCGGAAACCACCCAAGCTGAGCTCAGCCAGGGGCGCCAGGTCCAAACCCTCGGAGCTGAAGCTGGCTAAGGAACAGGGCCGGCAGGCGTCGCgggccctcacccccacccagaGCCTGGACGCCGGGCCTCACCCGAGGCTGCACCCCGGGGGGCGCTCCCCCAGGACGGAACACCCCAGAGCCGGCTCCGCCGGAGGGACAATCAGCACAGCGGAAAAAGCCGGCGGCCATCTTCAAGGCTCCACCTTCCGGCTTCACGACGAGGCTAACATGCGTCTGCCGGCGCGAGTCGACCTAGCGACCGTCGCCACCCCCGAAGTGTCCTTCGACGAGTGCCTGTCCAGCACGCTCAGGGAGTCTGAGCTCAACTCCTCGGACGGCTCGGGGAAGGAGAACGTGCCGGAAGAAGAGGCGGCGGCACGCAGCAAGGCCCACCTGATCGAGGTGGACCTGTCTGACCTGAGGGACCCCGAGGAGGACGGGGGCCAGGTGGGGCACAACGGCACTGCCGAGGGAGGCGACGGGGAACAGAAGTCTGGCTTGGGCTTCTTCTTCaag GATGAACAGAAGGCGGAGGACGAACTGGCGAAGAAGCGAGCGGCCTTTCTCCTGAAGCAGcagaagaaggccgaggaggcCCGTCTACGTAAACAACAGCTGGAGGTTGAGACCGAGTTCAAACGCGACGAGGTCAG GCGCAAGGCCGAGGAGGACCGTctcaggaaggaggaggagaagaccagGAGGGAGCTCATCAAGCAGGACTACCTCCGGAGGAAGCAGAAGGAGATGTTTGAGGAGCAGGGCGTCGCCAAGCCCACCAAGCCCTCCAAGAAACAGAGACCCAAGGCCGTCCTCAGGGAGGAGTCCTCCAGCGACACCTTCTCCAAGTGCTCTTCTTCCACCC ctGACAACCTGAGCAGTGCCCAGTCTGGCTCCAGTCTGTCCCTGGCCTCGGGCGCAACCAACGAGGCTGACAGCGTCAACTCTGGAGGAGCAAGCTCTCAGCG GGGAGAATCGGTGGAGTCGTTCCCTGGGTTGAGTCGCAATACCAGTCGCAACACGGAGCGGGACTGGGACAACGGCTCCACGgcttcctccatcacctccatggCGGAGTACACCG GCCCCAAGCTCTTCAAAGAGCCCAGTGCCAAGTCCAACAAGCCGATCATCCACAACGCCATCTCCCACTGCTGCCTGGCTGGAAAGGTCAACGAGCCCCAGAAGCTCGTCATCCTCGAG GAGCTGGATAAGTGTGAGTCCAACCACCTGATGATCCTGTTCCGGGACGGAGGCTGTCAGTTCCGCGCGCTCTACTCCTACCTCCCGGACTCGGAGGAGATCCACAAGCTGACGGGAAACGGCCCCAAGAGCATCGGCAAGAAGATGATCGACAAGCTCTACAAGTACAgctcagacaggaagcagtTCACCGTCATTCCTGCCAAAACGGTGTCGGTCAGCGTGGACGCCATCACCATCCACAACCACCTGTGGCAGGTCAAGAGGAGCACTGTGCCaaagaaaagtgggaaataa
- the camsap1b gene encoding calmodulin-regulated spectrin-associated protein 1-B isoform X1: MESRQSGQNSGMAVDLCAARNSTRRKMDSAGVGEGTMEIVPLEMYDSARAKIDANLRWLFAKAYGIDHIPEDLRDPFYTDQYDQEHIKPPVIQMLLSGELYRRVCALILKTGQAAALQSHLSVIQALARRGIYVTEGDGSPVAEDDLAGMPIKMSAHIPMIDALMMAYTVEMISIEKVVACVKRFSTFSASKELPFDLEDAMVFWINKVNMKMREITERELKAKQHPLDSPSHHKVRYRREQGSGRQLSYFPLLEDLMRDVCDGAALLTLVHYYCPDLMKLDDICLKEVTSIADSLYNIQLLKEFANEYLNKSFYLSMEDMLYAPMVLKHNVMVFIAELFWWFETVKPDFVQPRDVQELKDVRAITQPKSARPTVPISNATKRSFLVTPGICEASLSAQSSPEVCNRYFLHPEDSEHLPKGGSAFSPSHPLLPLRQRQQKQHGDDASGLRLRSNSLTHAEGQSRGAGVVCSDRRPRPMSTLNPHIFHSATDSDVDVASGDSVSLARSISKDSLASNVVNVTPRHQTPQVPQAHQIPQAQTGPWRVNGHSLLANVSMEDQEVEELVVAPPAVQPGVPTSGAAGSTPSPSETKTDSFYLEPLMPAVLKPAKEKSVCLNKEEESGEARSLGRGFLRRGEGPVAAARRKAPISLNQTFTPTTSSELSLVEELSLEGSPAAPGPLRPSSPSGADPSSREPAEGFYLHSDQEESVQDLELEDVDEEDLDEALTIKHPPLSRKAFEEDEESAKLQADMNVKEHQDKDGGSGRSSPCLSAHSQASSLASGAVRMTSFAERKAHQQRFGSSHDLRSSASSSQRTTPDGSECSGPLSLGSSWRLKRDQSPSSPQGARLGGGDAGGGGINMLASELVQLHMQLEEKRRAIEHQKKKVELLSARQRQKLGKAAFLHIVKKGKSDTLPGPLKAAEPRPREEPGADGGSGSLDDLRAGALRRAPSPGRLESEKGEEELDLNECNRSIDMLNEAIGSIQQQMMQLSLQQDLLMRQNAQPPPAVTTADKAGDPKVNPAVHFVDSGVAPFRKPPKLSSARGARSKPSELKLAKEQGRQASRALTPTQSLDAGPHPRLHPGGRSPRTEHPRAGSAGGTISTAEKAGGHLQGSTFRLHDEANMRLPARVDLATVATPEVSFDECLSSTLRESELNSSDGSGKENVPEEEAAARSKAHLIEVDLSDLRDPEEDGGQVGHNGTAEGGDGEQKSGLGFFFKDEQKAEDELAKKRAAFLLKQQKKAEEARLRKQQLEVETEFKRDEVRRKAEEDRLRKEEEKTRRELIKQDYLRRKQKEMFEEQGVAKPTKPSKKQRPKAVLREESSSDTFSKCSSSTPDNLSSAQSGSSLSLASGATNEADSVNSGGASSQRGESVESFPGLSRNTSRNTERDWDNGSTASSITSMAEYTGPKLFKEPSAKSNKPIIHNAISHCCLAGKVNEPQKLVILEELDKCESNHLMILFRDGGCQFRALYSYLPDSEEIHKLTGNGPKSIGKKMIDKLYKYSSDRKQFTVIPAKTVSVSVDAITIHNHLWQVKRSTVPKKSGK, encoded by the exons ACCACATCCCGGAGGACCTGCGGGACCCCTTCTACACAGACCAGTACGACCAGGAGCACATCAAGCCCCCCGTCATCCAGATGCTGCTGTCGGGCGAGCTGTACCGCCGCGTGTGCGCCCTCATCCTGAAGACGGGCCAGGCTGCCGCGCTGCAGTCGCACCTCTCCGTCATCCAGGCGCTCGCCCGCAGGGGCATCTACGTCACCGAGGGCGACGGCTCTCCCGTGGCCGAGGACGACCTGGCTGGCATGCCCATCAAGATG AGCGCCCACATCCCCATGATCGACGCCCTGATGATGGCCTACACGGTGGAGATGATCAGCATCGAGAAGGTGGTGGCCTGCGTCAAGCGCTTCTCCACCTTCAGCGCCTCCAAGGAGCTGCCCTTTGACCTGGAGGACGCCATGGTCTTCTGGATCAACAAG GTCAACATGAAGATGAGGGAGATCACCGAGAGGGAGCTCAAAGCCAAGCAGCACCCGCTGGACTCCCCCAGCCACCACAAG GTGCGGTACCGCAGGGAGCAGGGCTCGGGGCGCCAGCTGTCCTacttccccctgctggaggacctgATGAGGGACGTGTGTGACGGCGCAGCGCTGCTCACCCTGGTCCACTATTACTGCCCCGACCTCATGAAGCTGGACG ACATCTGCTTGAAGGAGGTGACCTCGATAGCAGACAGCCTTTACAACATCCAGCTGCTCAAGGAGTTTGCCAACGAGTATCTCAACAAGAGCTTCTACCTGAGCATGGAGGACATGCTCTACGCCCCCATGGTGCTGAAG cacaaCGTCATGGTGTTCATCGCCGAGCTCTTCTGGTGGTTCGAGACGGTCAAGCCGGACTTTGTCCAGCCCAGGGACGTCCAGGAGCTGAAAGACG TCCGAGCCATAACTCAGCCGAAGAGTGCCCGTCCCACGGTTCCCATCTCCAACGCCACCAAGCGGAGCTTCCTGGTCACGCCGGGGATCTGCGAGGCCTCGCTCTCGGCCCAGAGCAGCCCAGAGGTCTGTAACAGGTACTTCCTGCACCCCGAAGACTCGGAGCATCT TCCCAAAGGGGGTTCAGCCTTcagcccctctcaccctctcctcccgctgagacagagacagcagaaACAACACGGAGACGATGCCTCTG gccTCAGACTCCGTTCCAACTCCCTGACCCATGCGGAGGGTCAGTCCAGGGGTGCAGGCGTGGTCTGCTCTGACAGGAGACCCAG GCCGATGTCCACTTTAAACCCCCACATTTTCCACTCTGCCACTGACAGCGATGTCGACGTGGCCTCTGGAGACAGCGTGAGCCTGGCCCGCTCCATCAGCAAGGACAGCCTGGCGTCCAACGTCGTCAACGTCACGCCCAGGCACCAGACCCCGCAGGTCCCCCAGGCCCACCAGATCCCCCAGGCCCAGACGGGCCCTTGGAGGGTCAACGGCCACAGCCTGCTGGCCAACGTCAGCATGGAGgaccaggaggtggaggagctggttgtggcgccccctgctgtGCAGCCCGGCGTTCCCACGTCCGGCGCCGCCGGGTCGACGCCGTCGCCCTCTGAGACCAAAACGGACAGCTTTTACCTAGAACCACTAATGCCTGCCGTGTTGAAACCGGCGAAAGAGAAGTCCGTTTGTCtgaacaaggaggaggagagtggggaggccCGATCTCTGGGGAGGGGCTTTCtacggagaggagaggggccggTGGCTGCAGCCAGGAGGAAAGCCCCCATCAGCCTTAACCAGACCTTTACCCCCACAACGAGCAGCGAATTGAGTCTGGTTGAAGAGCTGTCCCTGGAGGGTTCTCCGGCAGCCCCAGGGCCTCTCAGACCCTCGTCCCCCAGTGGCGCGGACCCTTCCTCCAGGGAGCCGGCCGAGGGCTTCTACCTCCACTCGGACCAGGAGGAGTCCGTTCAggacctggagctggaggaTGTGGACGAGGAAGACCTGGACGAGGCTCTCACCATCAAACACCCGCCCCTGTCCAGGAAGGCCttcgaggaggacgaggagtcgGCCAAGCTCCAGGCGGACATGAACGTGAAGGAGCACCAGGACAAGGACGGGGGCAGCGGGCGCTCCAGCCCCTGCCTCAGCGCCCACTCGCAGGCCAGCAGCCTGGCCAGCGGCGCCGTGCGCATGACCTCCTTCGCCGAGCGCAAGGCCCACCAGCAGCGCTTCGGCAGCAGCCACGACCTGCGCTCCAGCGCCTCCAGCTCCCAGAGGACCACGCCGGACGGCTCCGAGTGCAGCGGGCCCCTCAGCCTGGGCTCCTCCTGGAGGCTGAAGAGGGACCAGAGCCCCTCCTCACCGCAGGGGGCCCGGCTGGGCGGCGGCGATGCCGGCGGTGGAGGAATCAACATGCTAGCCTCGGAGCTGGTGCAGCTCCACatgcagctggaggagaagcgCCGGGCCATCGAGCACCAGAAGAAGAAGGTGGAGTTGCTGTCAGCCAGGCAGAGGCAGAAGCTGGGCAAGGCCGCGTTCCTCCACATCGTCAAGAAGGGCAAGAGCGACACGCTTCCCGGCCCGCTCAAGGCGGCCGAGCCGCGGCCCAGGGAGGAGCCCGGCGCCGACGGAGGGAGCGGATCCCTGGACGACTTGCGCGCGGGCGCGCTGAGGCGGGCCCCATCGCCGGGCCGCTTGGAGTCGGAGAAGGGCGAGGAAGAACTGGATCTGAACGAGTGCAACCGCTCCATCGACATGCTCAACGAGGCCATCGGCAGCATCCAGCAGCAGATGATGCAGCTGTCCCTTCAGCAGGACCTCCTCATGAGGCAGAACGCGCAGCCCCCCCCCGCCGTCACGACCGCCGACAAGGCCGGCGACCCCAAGGTCAACCCCGCCGTCCACTTCGTCGATTCGGGAGTCGCCCCTTTCCGGAAACCACCCAAGCTGAGCTCAGCCAGGGGCGCCAGGTCCAAACCCTCGGAGCTGAAGCTGGCTAAGGAACAGGGCCGGCAGGCGTCGCgggccctcacccccacccagaGCCTGGACGCCGGGCCTCACCCGAGGCTGCACCCCGGGGGGCGCTCCCCCAGGACGGAACACCCCAGAGCCGGCTCCGCCGGAGGGACAATCAGCACAGCGGAAAAAGCCGGCGGCCATCTTCAAGGCTCCACCTTCCGGCTTCACGACGAGGCTAACATGCGTCTGCCGGCGCGAGTCGACCTAGCGACCGTCGCCACCCCCGAAGTGTCCTTCGACGAGTGCCTGTCCAGCACGCTCAGGGAGTCTGAGCTCAACTCCTCGGACGGCTCGGGGAAGGAGAACGTGCCGGAAGAAGAGGCGGCGGCACGCAGCAAGGCCCACCTGATCGAGGTGGACCTGTCTGACCTGAGGGACCCCGAGGAGGACGGGGGCCAGGTGGGGCACAACGGCACTGCCGAGGGAGGCGACGGGGAACAGAAGTCTGGCTTGGGCTTCTTCTTCaag GATGAACAGAAGGCGGAGGACGAACTGGCGAAGAAGCGAGCGGCCTTTCTCCTGAAGCAGcagaagaaggccgaggaggcCCGTCTACGTAAACAACAGCTGGAGGTTGAGACCGAGTTCAAACGCGACGAGGTCAG GCGCAAGGCCGAGGAGGACCGTctcaggaaggaggaggagaagaccagGAGGGAGCTCATCAAGCAGGACTACCTCCGGAGGAAGCAGAAGGAGATGTTTGAGGAGCAGGGCGTCGCCAAGCCCACCAAGCCCTCCAAGAAACAGAGACCCAAGGCCGTCCTCAGGGAGGAGTCCTCCAGCGACACCTTCTCCAAGTGCTCTTCTTCCACCC ctGACAACCTGAGCAGTGCCCAGTCTGGCTCCAGTCTGTCCCTGGCCTCGGGCGCAACCAACGAGGCTGACAGCGTCAACTCTGGAGGAGCAAGCTCTCAGCG GGGAGAATCGGTGGAGTCGTTCCCTGGGTTGAGTCGCAATACCAGTCGCAACACGGAGCGGGACTGGGACAACGGCTCCACGgcttcctccatcacctccatggCGGAGTACACCG GCCCCAAGCTCTTCAAAGAGCCCAGTGCCAAGTCCAACAAGCCGATCATCCACAACGCCATCTCCCACTGCTGCCTGGCTGGAAAGGTCAACGAGCCCCAGAAGCTCGTCATCCTCGAG GAGCTGGATAAGTGTGAGTCCAACCACCTGATGATCCTGTTCCGGGACGGAGGCTGTCAGTTCCGCGCGCTCTACTCCTACCTCCCGGACTCGGAGGAGATCCACAAGCTGACGGGAAACGGCCCCAAGAGCATCGGCAAGAAGATGATCGACAAGCTCTACAAGTACAgctcagacaggaagcagtTCACCGTCATTCCTGCCAAAACGGTGTCGGTCAGCGTGGACGCCATCACCATCCACAACCACCTGTGGCAGGTCAAGAGGAGCACTGTGCCaaagaaaagtgggaaataa